DNA from Rubrobacter naiadicus:
GCAGCTCGCGCACCGCCCGGGAGGTGTCGTAGCGGGCGTAGCCGAAGGCGACGAGCCCCGAGTCCCAGGACCACTGGTGCGGGTAGAGCCTCGGCCCCGGCTGCGTGTAGCTGCCGGTCCAGTTGAAATCCAGTATCTTCCTGGCCTGCTCGATCGAGATCTTGCGTTTCTTCTCGCTCGTCAAAGCGCCCACCTCCGTCTCGTGCCAGAAACAGGATAATACCTTCGGGAGAGGGATGCGGGATCGTTCAAGGGGAGGAGCGCTTGTCCGCGCTCGCCTCGCGCACCCGCCGGATCAGGAGCGAGAAGCTCACGAGCGCGACCAGCAGGCCGAGCAGCCTCAGAACGGGCCAGCCGTACACGGCCGGGCCGAGCCCCGCCCCGTTGAAGGTGTCCCAGAGCGCGTGCAACACGACCGCCACGACGAAGGCTCCGACGACGCGGCCGTTCACCACCGGTCTGCCTGCCGCGATGCGTTCGCGCCAGAGCGTCGCGCACACGAGCCCGGTCCAGGCTGCGTGCCCCGCCGGGGAGAGGATCCCGCGCGCCAGGAGCACCGTGTTCAGCGCGGTCAGGTTGCCCCCGGACTTGAGCAGGATGACGAACGCGTAACCCATCGTCTCGAGCGCGGCGAAGCCCATCGCGGTCGCCACCCCGAGTACGATCCCGTCGGCCTCCGAGCGGTAGCGCCCCATGAGGTAGAAGACGACCGGGACCACCAGCTTCGCCGCCTCTTCGATGAGCCCCACCCCCAGCAGCGGCAGGAAACCCAGGCTCAGCAGCACCCGGTACTCGAACACGCCGGCGAGGACGGTGCCGAGCACCCCGCCCCACAGGAAGCAGACGGCGAGCGCCGGAAACGGAACCTCCCAGTCCGGCATCCTCTCGTAGAGGTAGGCGGTGAAGCTCACCGGGACCAGGAAGGCCCCTATCATGATCACCGAAGGGACGTAGTTGGGGTTCCCGGTCCGGACGAGGGCGTTCTCGAGCAAGTAGAGCAGCACGAGCCCGCTCACGAAGATCTGCAGCCACCGGCGCTTGATCATGCCCAAGCGGAAGCCCCCGCCTCTCCTCGACAAGAAACGTTCGATGCCAAGATAGCCGGATCGATGGCGCGGGTCAAGCCAGCCTCACCTCACCTTCCTGCGCCCGACGCGGAGCGTGGGATAGAGCACGGCGGCCAGCGGTATCGGCAGCCAGAAGTTCAGGATGCGGTATCCCAGGATCGGGACGACGGCCTCAGATCCCGTGCCGAGCAGCGCGAGCGTCCCGAGCATGAGCGTCTCGAAGACCCCGATGCCGCCGGGGGTGATCGGGAGGGACCCCACCGTGGTGGCGATGCCGTAGGCGACGAGGAGTTCGACGACCCCCGTGTTCACCTCGAACGCGCGGAAGGTGAACACCAGGCAGAGGGCGTCGAAGGCCCAGTAGCCGGAGGCGAGGATGGCTAGCCGCGAGGCTTCGGCCGGGTTGTTCCGGATCTGGCGGAACATGGCCCGCAGCTCGTCGCGCACCCGGTCGACGATCTGTGCGGCCTTCCTTTCCGCCTGCAGCTCGCCGTGCCGTCGGCCGGGGAGTCGGTACCAGAGGCTCGTCACGCGCACCAGAAAGGCCTTCGCCGTGCGTGGGTTTCTGTTGGCCATGTAGCCTCCCAGGAGGATGAAGCCGGCGATCACGAGCGCGACGGACGCCGTGGCAGAACCGACCGGGCCGCGCCCGCCGTGGGCCAGCATGTATAGCGCGCTCGCCGCGAACATCACACCCAGGGCCGCGTACGAAAGAGCCGTCGCGGCGGCGAGCGCGAGGCCCGCCCGCCGGGGTTCGATCTCCCGGCTCCGTATTCCTCCGTAGGTCACCGTCGCCGCCGCGGCCCCGCCGCCCGGTAGTACCCGCGAGGCGCCGAGGCCCGTGAGCGTCAGGCGGAGCATGTACCAGAAGCCCAGCCCGGCGCGCCTGCGCAGCCCCGGCGACGCCCCTATCCCCGACGCGGCGCCGACCGAGCGCCCCAGGAGCTCCGAGTAGCAGATGCTCCTCACCGTTTCGGAGACGAACGCGGCGACCAGCAACGGGGTGTCGGCGTGCAGCACGAGCCGTACCGAACGCTCGATGCCCGGCAACTGCGGCAGCAGCAGGTGTAGCGCCAGCCCCACCGAGACGAGGTAGAGCAGGTTGCGCACCAGGG
Protein-coding regions in this window:
- a CDS encoding lysylphosphatidylglycerol synthase transmembrane domain-containing protein; translation: MWRLDQEAGGYALHTLVRNLLYLVSVGLALHLLLPQLPGIERSVRLVLHADTPLLVAAFVSETVRSICYSELLGRSVGAASGIGASPGLRRRAGLGFWYMLRLTLTGLGASRVLPGGGAAAATVTYGGIRSREIEPRRAGLALAAATALSYAALGVMFAASALYMLAHGGRGPVGSATASVALVIAGFILLGGYMANRNPRTAKAFLVRVTSLWYRLPGRRHGELQAERKAAQIVDRVRDELRAMFRQIRNNPAEASRLAILASGYWAFDALCLVFTFRAFEVNTGVVELLVAYGIATTVGSLPITPGGIGVFETLMLGTLALLGTGSEAVVPILGYRILNFWLPIPLAAVLYPTLRVGRRKVR
- a CDS encoding PrsW family intramembrane metalloprotease, with amino-acid sequence MIKRRWLQIFVSGLVLLYLLENALVRTGNPNYVPSVIMIGAFLVPVSFTAYLYERMPDWEVPFPALAVCFLWGGVLGTVLAGVFEYRVLLSLGFLPLLGVGLIEEAAKLVVPVVFYLMGRYRSEADGIVLGVATAMGFAALETMGYAFVILLKSGGNLTALNTVLLARGILSPAGHAAWTGLVCATLWRERIAAGRPVVNGRVVGAFVVAVVLHALWDTFNGAGLGPAVYGWPVLRLLGLLVALVSFSLLIRRVREASADKRSSP